In the Opitutaceae bacterium genome, one interval contains:
- a CDS encoding S8/S53 family peptidase has protein sequence MDPAQQGEVGREVGLAHPEIPYHPVCFAQIRVGETWKAYQGRLTWGKGQCLAILDDGCDLGDPAWCVRFPWGPKVVAGYDSIEGSDDPSPVPPGYHGTSVGYPSSLNLDGVCGIACNNHVAQVRCVSVVHLQGRSESPSIGAALRWVLDHRERLRITAVNLSVLDDEAHDRLVPTEIDEVLASLRTAGVWVGAPCGNHDFARGVSWPACQPDCFGIGATVPGQPGTVHLDRGPGTDLLVAAEATSSANAFAAASSMVLREAIETVNFDWRSLGPTLPEAILEVFCRTGRNVSDPVTGRSYRELDLKAAVDHILDEPR, from the coding sequence GTGGACCCGGCGCAGCAGGGTGAGGTCGGTCGGGAGGTGGGCCTCGCTCATCCGGAGATACCCTATCATCCGGTCTGCTTCGCTCAGATCCGGGTAGGGGAGACATGGAAGGCTTATCAGGGTAGGTTGACCTGGGGAAAGGGCCAATGCCTGGCGATTCTCGATGACGGATGTGACCTGGGGGATCCAGCCTGGTGTGTCCGTTTCCCCTGGGGTCCCAAGGTCGTCGCCGGCTACGACAGCATTGAGGGCAGCGATGATCCTTCTCCGGTTCCGCCGGGTTATCACGGCACCTCGGTCGGTTATCCGTCGTCGTTGAACCTCGACGGAGTCTGCGGGATCGCCTGCAACAATCATGTTGCCCAGGTGAGATGCGTTTCGGTCGTTCACCTGCAGGGGCGGAGTGAATCCCCCTCGATTGGCGCGGCGTTGCGCTGGGTGCTCGATCACCGGGAGCGGCTCAGGATCACAGCGGTGAATCTGTCGGTGCTCGACGATGAGGCCCATGATCGGCTGGTGCCCACGGAAATTGACGAGGTGCTGGCATCATTGCGGACGGCCGGTGTCTGGGTCGGCGCCCCGTGCGGCAATCATGATTTCGCCCGGGGGGTTTCCTGGCCGGCCTGCCAGCCGGACTGCTTCGGGATCGGCGCGACGGTTCCCGGCCAGCCGGGCACCGTCCACCTCGATCGTGGCCCGGGGACCGATCTCCTGGTCGCCGCCGAGGCGACCTCATCCGCCAACGCATTCGCGGCCGCGAGTTCGATGGTCCTTCGGGAGGCGATCGAAACGGTGAATTTCGATTGGCGAAGTCTTGGCCCGACCCTTCCGGAAGCCATCCTCGAGGTCTTCTGCCGGACCGGAAGGAATGTCTCCGACCCGGTGACCGGACGGAGCTATCGTGAGCTGGACCTGAAGGCCGCAGTCGATCACATTCTCGACGAGCCCCGTTGA
- a CDS encoding NAD(P)-dependent oxidoreductase — MSEPTPRILVTGAAGTLGQFILSELHRQKSVVLATDQTDKPDSLFPIHVAHLLDLTEVRKLMPGIDVVVHLANHAYQRGNEVTFNENVAMNMNVFQAAADAGAKKILFASSVQVIGSEGGEVPVDRSPRFTSFPLDGETAPFPTNTYALSKQVGETQLRYFATCYGIEGIAIRFPGMHRPQHQVIQANWKEGAGTIRQAFSNLTYEDAARLVAAVIRTPLPGFRVYFPNAAQNRNARPTSVLLREFYPGIPCRRPLFDEDSLVDTSAITRDTGWTPQDRYRVEGS; from the coding sequence ATGTCCGAACCCACTCCCCGGATACTGGTGACCGGAGCCGCCGGCACCCTTGGGCAATTCATCCTGTCGGAACTCCACCGGCAGAAATCGGTCGTTCTCGCGACCGACCAGACCGACAAGCCCGATAGTCTCTTTCCCATTCACGTGGCCCATCTTCTCGACCTGACCGAAGTCCGCAAGCTTATGCCGGGGATCGATGTGGTCGTCCATCTCGCCAATCACGCCTACCAGCGGGGAAACGAGGTGACCTTCAACGAGAATGTGGCCATGAACATGAACGTCTTTCAGGCGGCCGCGGACGCGGGAGCGAAGAAAATCCTCTTTGCCAGTTCCGTCCAGGTCATCGGAAGCGAGGGTGGCGAGGTGCCGGTCGACCGTTCGCCGCGATTCACCTCCTTCCCCCTCGACGGGGAAACCGCGCCCTTCCCGACCAATACCTACGCCCTTTCCAAGCAGGTGGGTGAAACCCAACTCCGCTACTTTGCCACCTGCTACGGGATCGAGGGGATCGCCATCCGGTTTCCCGGAATGCATCGGCCTCAGCACCAGGTCATCCAGGCGAACTGGAAGGAAGGTGCCGGAACGATCCGCCAGGCCTTCTCGAACCTGACCTACGAGGATGCGGCCCGCCTCGTGGCCGCGGTCATCCGGACCCCTCTGCCCGGATTTCGAGTCTATTTCCCCAACGCCGCCCAAAACCGCAATGCCCGGCCCACCTCGGTCCTGCTGAGAGAATTCTATCCCGGCATCCCCTGTCGAAGGCCCCTCTTCGATGAAGACAGCCTGGTCGACACAAGCGCCATTACCCGCGACACCGGCTGGACCCCACAGGACCGTTACCGGGTCGAGGGATCATGA
- a CDS encoding cyclase family protein produces the protein MPIIDLTHPLAHGQLNFPFDPKISILVHNTVASIGYNMTEMSMATHQGTHLDAPFHFYDDGKTIEQMDLEHFVGEAHLVDLAPGGYLEASTPLTVEMFEAHADVFRPGARIIYRTGWDRAFGTPEFFSGFPTLTLEAARWIAGRGIRMLGMDTPTPSVDWKECHLILLKEGVEIVIVESLTHLEKLPPVFTFIGLPLKIVGRDGSPIRAVALTGDVKKGEA, from the coding sequence ATGCCCATCATCGACCTCACCCACCCGCTCGCCCACGGGCAGCTCAACTTCCCCTTCGATCCGAAGATCAGCATCCTCGTGCACAACACGGTCGCTTCGATCGGGTACAACATGACCGAGATGAGCATGGCCACCCACCAGGGGACCCATCTCGATGCGCCCTTTCACTTCTATGACGACGGCAAGACAATCGAGCAGATGGACCTCGAACACTTTGTGGGCGAGGCGCACCTGGTCGACCTGGCTCCAGGGGGCTACCTCGAGGCCTCGACGCCCCTGACGGTCGAGATGTTCGAGGCACATGCCGATGTTTTCCGACCGGGGGCCCGCATCATCTACCGGACGGGTTGGGACCGGGCCTTTGGGACGCCGGAGTTTTTCAGCGGCTTTCCCACCCTCACCCTGGAGGCGGCCCGCTGGATTGCCGGACGCGGGATTCGTATGCTAGGAATGGATACGCCGACCCCGAGTGTCGACTGGAAGGAGTGCCACCTGATTCTCCTGAAAGAGGGCGTCGAGATTGTCATTGTCGAGTCGCTGACCCATCTGGAGAAACTGCCTCCCGTCTTCACCTTCATCGGACTGCCGCTCAAGATTGTCGGCCGGGATGGATCCCCGATAAGGGCGGTCGCGTTGACCGGAGACGTGAAGAAAGGGGAGGCCTGA
- a CDS encoding alcohol dehydrogenase catalytic domain-containing protein: MKALLYPDFESLVLADLPRPAPGAGEVLVRVAACGLCGSELESYKTRSTRRKPPLVFGHEFCGTVDSCGDGVDASWTGRRVVVNALVPCGACVRCRRGDDHLCAGRQIFGMHRPGAFAEFVAAPVGVLLDWPEELPAEAACLAEPLGNGVHMVKLTRGRPRENVLVIGAGPIGLMAQQAFRALAGSRVWVADLDPGRLEVARRLGAAGVIRSRDEDPVEAIRRATSGEGADIVIDAVGAGVTKRQSVEACRPGGATVWIGLHEDSLQLDSYRVTLPEVSVLGTYGAQMEDLAGAIALMKDSRVDVTSWTSRYPLDNSVNAFHTMLRPGPGDTKAVIVP, from the coding sequence ATGAAAGCTCTCCTTTATCCCGATTTTGAGTCACTCGTACTGGCGGATCTGCCAAGACCGGCTCCCGGGGCCGGAGAGGTCCTTGTCCGGGTGGCGGCCTGCGGTCTCTGCGGAAGCGAGCTCGAGTCCTACAAGACCCGCAGCACCCGAAGGAAGCCGCCGTTGGTTTTTGGCCACGAATTCTGCGGAACGGTAGATTCCTGCGGCGATGGAGTCGACGCATCGTGGACCGGACGTCGGGTGGTGGTGAACGCCCTTGTTCCCTGTGGCGCGTGTGTGCGCTGCCGCCGGGGCGACGACCATCTCTGTGCCGGTCGGCAGATCTTCGGGATGCACCGGCCCGGGGCCTTTGCGGAATTCGTGGCGGCTCCGGTCGGAGTGCTCCTTGATTGGCCCGAGGAGCTGCCCGCGGAAGCGGCCTGCCTGGCGGAACCCCTTGGAAACGGAGTCCATATGGTGAAGCTGACCCGGGGACGACCCCGCGAGAATGTCCTGGTGATCGGGGCCGGGCCGATCGGCCTGATGGCGCAGCAGGCTTTCCGCGCCCTGGCCGGTTCCCGGGTGTGGGTGGCTGATCTCGATCCGGGCCGTCTCGAGGTGGCCCGAAGACTCGGCGCGGCCGGCGTCATTCGAAGCCGGGACGAGGATCCCGTGGAGGCCATCCGCCGGGCGACCTCGGGAGAAGGTGCGGACATTGTCATCGATGCGGTCGGGGCGGGCGTGACCAAGCGTCAGTCGGTCGAGGCCTGCCGGCCGGGAGGGGCCACCGTCTGGATCGGCCTTCATGAAGACAGTCTCCAGCTCGACAGTTACCGGGTGACCCTGCCGGAAGTATCCGTTCTGGGCACTTACGGCGCCCAGATGGAGGATCTGGCGGGGGCCATCGCCCTGATGAAGGACAGCCGGGTCGATGTGACCTCGTGGACGAGCCGCTACCCGCTGGACAACTCCGTGAATGCCTTTCACACCATGCTCAGGCCGGGACCCGGCGATACCAAGGCCGTCATCGTGCCGTGA
- a CDS encoding Gfo/Idh/MocA family oxidoreductase, which produces MSKLKCVLVGTGSIANSHVNAARSEADRLDLVAAMDVDREKGKAFCERFDIGRCHDDFDAMLAAEKPDLVQIAVPPKFHCELAIRSLEAGAWVLCEKPLCASLAELDRIEDAERRTGRYCASVFQMRYAPSNRHIKAVIDSGLLGRPLVGICNTVWYRDHGYYEVPWRGTWKSELGGPTMGHGIHAMDQFLELMGEWTEVHAMAGTLDRRIEVEDTSMAIVRFSNGAMGSIINSILCPREESYLRLDLQKATIELSHLYAFSKSNWRITPAPGQAESEGMTALNRWPEDAPVSHGIQLGAILDDREAGRRPLTSGPGARELIDFISSLYKSVFTGGSVGRRSIVPGDPFYDGMNGGRTRLPGATA; this is translated from the coding sequence ATGTCAAAATTGAAGTGTGTTCTGGTCGGTACCGGCTCGATCGCGAATTCCCATGTGAATGCGGCGCGGAGCGAGGCGGATCGGCTGGATCTGGTGGCGGCGATGGACGTTGATCGGGAGAAGGGAAAGGCCTTTTGTGAACGCTTCGACATCGGGCGCTGCCACGACGATTTCGACGCGATGCTGGCGGCGGAAAAGCCCGACCTCGTGCAGATCGCCGTTCCACCGAAATTCCATTGCGAGCTGGCCATCCGCAGCCTTGAAGCCGGCGCCTGGGTCCTGTGCGAGAAGCCGCTCTGCGCCTCGCTCGCAGAGCTGGACCGGATCGAGGACGCCGAGCGACGGACCGGGCGTTATTGCGCGTCGGTTTTTCAGATGCGTTACGCACCCTCGAACCGCCACATCAAGGCGGTCATCGACTCCGGTCTTCTCGGGCGCCCCCTGGTCGGCATCTGCAATACCGTCTGGTATCGGGATCACGGCTACTACGAAGTGCCCTGGCGTGGAACCTGGAAGTCGGAATTGGGTGGTCCGACCATGGGTCACGGTATCCACGCAATGGATCAGTTTCTCGAACTGATGGGTGAGTGGACCGAGGTTCACGCCATGGCCGGCACGCTTGACCGGAGGATCGAGGTCGAGGACACCTCGATGGCGATCGTCCGTTTTTCCAACGGCGCGATGGGTTCGATCATCAACAGCATCCTCTGCCCGCGGGAGGAATCCTACCTGCGTCTTGATCTGCAGAAGGCGACGATCGAATTGAGTCATCTTTATGCTTTCTCCAAGTCGAACTGGCGGATTACTCCGGCACCGGGGCAGGCCGAGTCCGAGGGGATGACCGCATTGAACCGGTGGCCGGAGGATGCGCCGGTCAGTCATGGCATCCAGTTGGGGGCCATCCTTGATGACCGGGAAGCGGGAAGGCGTCCCTTGACGAGCGGACCGGGTGCGCGCGAGTTGATCGACTTCATCAGTTCTCTCTACAAATCCGTCTTTACCGGCGGGTCGGTCGGGCGACGGTCGATCGTTCCGGGCGATCCGTTTTACGATGGCATGAACGGTGGCCGGACCCGGTTGCCGGGCGCAACGGCCTGA
- a CDS encoding extracellular solute-binding protein, which translates to MKVFFLLILAGLIAAGVATFKALPGHGERPVLYWVVDTGEFRERQKALFEKWMVDNGYPAVELRIDATNRDPTKKIVQAVSGVGGDIIDCSTGEVHLLESLGVAEDLTEMAREMGFEASSSYPAIEPELVIDGRQYAFPRNVGTAMLWSNLEAFERAGLDPPPSRWTLDEFEAIGRKYVKALNPAVGPRTTFFMPPLGTADRLILLRSMGGDIYNETMTASIFDSPESAEIYRRFYQWTNVDRLIPTKAESQSLASDSGIVPARMHLFATGQYGLMLAGRWGLIYYRPVGITRLGVSEMPYVSFRNTRIGVGSEVMYAGSKNKELAAYFFKFLASREFNDLIVEGADALPPVPAFASGDTFSRPAEFPNEWGLHDAFLDSALTNAIPVGMSPFILVRVMSRLELDAFERFMADRLTAEEAVRKAAEAINREIARTVSESVAKQQKYAALVEDQKTIDRLKAEGKPIPVKLIRNPFHLRYYAEKGWLE; encoded by the coding sequence ATGAAGGTGTTCTTCCTGCTGATCCTGGCCGGCCTGATTGCGGCCGGCGTGGCCACCTTCAAGGCGCTGCCCGGGCACGGGGAACGCCCGGTTCTTTATTGGGTGGTCGACACCGGGGAATTCCGAGAGCGGCAGAAGGCGCTCTTTGAAAAGTGGATGGTGGACAACGGTTACCCGGCGGTTGAACTGCGGATCGACGCGACCAACCGGGATCCGACGAAGAAGATCGTGCAGGCGGTGTCGGGGGTTGGCGGCGACATCATCGATTGTTCGACCGGTGAAGTCCACCTGCTGGAGTCTCTCGGCGTGGCTGAGGACCTTACGGAGATGGCCCGGGAGATGGGGTTTGAGGCGTCCTCCTCCTATCCGGCGATCGAACCCGAACTGGTCATCGACGGCCGGCAGTACGCCTTCCCCCGCAACGTGGGAACAGCCATGCTCTGGTCCAACCTCGAGGCGTTTGAGCGGGCGGGTCTGGATCCGCCTCCGAGTCGCTGGACGCTGGACGAATTCGAGGCGATCGGACGGAAGTACGTCAAGGCCCTCAATCCGGCCGTCGGTCCACGGACGACCTTCTTCATGCCTCCCCTGGGGACCGCCGATCGACTCATCCTGCTGCGAAGCATGGGAGGGGATATCTACAACGAGACGATGACGGCCTCCATCTTTGACAGCCCTGAATCGGCCGAGATCTACCGGCGGTTCTATCAGTGGACCAACGTGGATCGGCTGATTCCGACCAAGGCGGAGTCCCAGTCACTGGCCTCAGACTCGGGCATTGTCCCGGCCCGGATGCACCTCTTCGCGACGGGCCAGTACGGGCTGATGTTGGCCGGCCGATGGGGTCTGATCTATTACCGGCCGGTCGGGATCACCCGCCTGGGGGTGAGCGAGATGCCCTATGTCTCATTCCGCAACACCCGGATTGGTGTCGGCTCCGAGGTCATGTATGCCGGCTCAAAGAATAAGGAACTGGCCGCCTATTTCTTCAAGTTTCTGGCCAGCCGGGAGTTCAATGATCTCATCGTGGAAGGTGCGGACGCCCTTCCCCCGGTGCCTGCCTTTGCTTCGGGCGATACGTTTTCCCGCCCGGCGGAGTTTCCCAATGAATGGGGGTTGCACGACGCTTTTCTGGATTCGGCGTTGACCAATGCCATCCCGGTCGGAATGAGTCCGTTCATCCTCGTCCGAGTGATGTCCCGGCTTGAGCTGGATGCCTTTGAAAGGTTTATGGCGGATCGATTGACGGCCGAAGAAGCGGTGCGGAAGGCGGCGGAAGCGATCAATCGCGAAATCGCCCGGACCGTGTCGGAATCGGTCGCCAAGCAGCAGAAATACGCCGCCCTGGTCGAGGATCAGAAGACAATCGATCGGTTGAAGGCGGAAGGGAAACCCATCCCGGTGAAATTGATCCGGAATCCGTTCCACCTCCGCTATTATGCGGAGAAGGGTTGGCTGGAGTAG
- a CDS encoding SDR family oxidoreductase: MRGLKDRVAIVTGGLGDLGFASARRLAEEGARVMIFDCLPDEEGRAGAVGCTFHQVDVTDDGSIAAGCAAVRASLGPATILVNAATRFIFKGVDATRDDWRSICEVNLVGTSKMTEAVVAQMREAGGGSVITFSSVSGFVGQAAFSTYNATKFALRGMAKCWAQDLAADGIRVNTICPGYIYTSAFVNSCKALGLDIDEENKRASAMHLLNRQGRPEEVAAAVAFLASDDASFITGSDLVVDGGYLAK, from the coding sequence ATGCGTGGACTGAAGGATCGGGTGGCGATTGTCACGGGCGGGTTGGGCGACCTGGGTTTTGCCAGCGCCCGGCGCCTCGCCGAAGAAGGTGCCCGGGTGATGATCTTTGATTGTCTGCCGGACGAGGAGGGTCGGGCCGGGGCCGTCGGATGCACTTTCCACCAGGTCGATGTGACCGATGACGGATCCATCGCCGCCGGGTGTGCCGCGGTCCGGGCTTCACTTGGCCCGGCGACCATCCTGGTCAATGCGGCCACCCGGTTCATCTTCAAGGGCGTGGACGCCACACGGGACGACTGGCGCTCGATCTGCGAGGTGAATCTTGTCGGGACTTCGAAGATGACAGAGGCGGTGGTCGCGCAGATGCGCGAAGCCGGCGGCGGCAGTGTCATCACCTTCTCGTCGGTCAGCGGCTTTGTCGGCCAGGCGGCGTTTTCCACCTACAACGCGACCAAGTTTGCCCTCCGCGGAATGGCCAAGTGCTGGGCCCAGGACCTGGCGGCGGACGGGATCCGGGTCAATACGATCTGTCCGGGCTATATCTACACCTCGGCCTTTGTGAATTCCTGCAAGGCCCTGGGCCTCGATATCGACGAGGAGAACAAGCGGGCTTCGGCCATGCATCTGCTCAATCGGCAGGGTCGGCCGGAGGAAGTGGCGGCGGCGGTGGCCTTTCTGGCCAGCGATGATGCCTCCTTCATCACCGGAAGCGATCTGGTCGTCGACGGCGGTTACCTCGCCAAGTGA
- a CDS encoding PmoA family protein, with translation MKLQLSHTHGESVTVSFRDGPLFRYVYQSEVGIEESPKPYFHPVRTLSGNCLTNYRPNDHPWHHALCHTITRVGEANFWGGPSYREEGGYQFRGDNGRQVHREWAGLELTGDGRAVLDERLDWVSGDGRVLLGERRELTASVAPDESAWTLVFSSTLVNASGGALDLGNYHSSFGLKGSHYTGLLMRLSRDYLFCDFDSEVGIMGAGGLSGVDQVHGAQARWVALAGRHDTTLDRTTTIFVDDSPAGPVHWFVRDKLPAVGFSFQHDRDLRLEAGARLELRHRLIFAEGALKADGIETLVSGTSGLR, from the coding sequence ATGAAACTTCAGCTTTCCCATACGCACGGTGAATCCGTGACCGTCTCCTTTCGGGACGGGCCGCTCTTCCGCTACGTCTACCAGTCCGAAGTCGGGATTGAAGAGTCGCCCAAGCCCTACTTTCATCCGGTGCGGACGCTTTCGGGCAATTGCCTGACCAACTACCGGCCGAACGACCACCCGTGGCACCATGCCCTTTGCCACACCATCACCCGGGTCGGCGAGGCCAATTTCTGGGGCGGCCCATCCTACCGCGAGGAAGGCGGGTATCAGTTTCGTGGAGACAACGGCCGGCAGGTGCACCGGGAGTGGGCCGGCCTGGAATTGACCGGGGATGGGCGGGCGGTCCTCGATGAACGGCTCGATTGGGTGAGCGGGGACGGCCGGGTGCTCCTTGGGGAAAGGCGGGAACTGACAGCGTCGGTGGCGCCCGATGAATCGGCCTGGACGCTGGTTTTTTCCTCGACCCTGGTGAATGCCTCGGGCGGTGCCCTCGACCTGGGCAACTACCATTCGTCCTTTGGCCTGAAGGGGTCCCACTACACCGGACTGCTCATGCGCCTTTCCCGGGATTACCTCTTCTGCGATTTCGACTCCGAGGTCGGCATCATGGGCGCGGGCGGCCTGAGCGGGGTCGACCAGGTCCACGGCGCGCAGGCCCGGTGGGTGGCCCTGGCCGGACGGCACGATACAACCCTGGACCGGACCACCACGATCTTTGTCGACGATTCGCCGGCCGGCCCGGTGCATTGGTTCGTGCGGGACAAACTGCCCGCGGTCGGATTTTCCTTCCAGCACGACCGGGATCTGCGCCTGGAAGCGGGAGCCAGACTGGAACTCCGCCACCGCCTGATCTTCGCCGAAGGGGCTTTGAAGGCGGACGGCATTGAGACTCTGGTGAGCGGAACCTCCGGGCTCCGGTAG
- a CDS encoding aminotransferase class V-fold PLP-dependent enzyme, whose product MKRRKFLGVLATGGVGMAMASEVRLGAPSLPAGAPMGDGLSWSEIRSLFPLREDRVYLNTGGLGPAPQAVLDALKEQSWKQAWEGEHGHGLMHECREETARFFGVDPEEVCFTRNATESNSIIAAGLKLEAGDEVIFESHAHPGGSFPWMNRQMLDGVRVRIFDPDPESPEGNLERILALVNEKTRVIQVSHLTAPTGLLFDVPAIAREARKRGIWFHVDGAQSAGMIPVDLRALECDSYATSGHKWLNGPQGTGILYIARPVIDRVRCSHIGAYSSDKYELPDTFSYNPTVARHEYGTRDAASVLGLVTALRMQDAIGRDRIASHGRQLAGMARTGLSGVGGLEILTPERADMHASIMTFRVPDLDCQSIASHLTADHGFRCRVVTERNLNAVRTSWHLYNSEDQIGGLVAAVSATVADLRKG is encoded by the coding sequence ATGAAACGAAGAAAATTCCTGGGTGTTCTGGCGACTGGTGGCGTGGGCATGGCGATGGCGTCGGAAGTCCGGCTGGGCGCTCCTTCCCTGCCTGCCGGGGCTCCGATGGGGGACGGGTTGAGCTGGTCGGAAATACGCAGCCTTTTCCCGTTGAGGGAAGACCGCGTCTACCTCAACACGGGGGGGCTGGGCCCTGCGCCACAGGCGGTTCTCGACGCCTTGAAGGAACAGTCATGGAAGCAGGCCTGGGAGGGCGAACACGGCCACGGGCTCATGCACGAATGCCGCGAGGAAACCGCCCGCTTCTTCGGGGTCGACCCCGAGGAGGTTTGCTTCACGCGCAACGCCACCGAAAGCAATTCGATCATTGCGGCCGGGCTCAAGCTGGAGGCCGGCGACGAGGTCATCTTTGAATCCCATGCCCATCCCGGTGGTTCCTTCCCCTGGATGAACCGGCAGATGCTCGACGGGGTCAGGGTGCGCATCTTCGATCCGGATCCGGAGAGCCCGGAGGGCAATCTCGAACGCATCCTTGCCCTGGTCAATGAGAAGACGCGCGTCATCCAGGTCAGTCACCTGACGGCCCCGACCGGTCTGCTCTTCGATGTGCCCGCCATCGCCCGGGAGGCCCGGAAGCGCGGTATCTGGTTCCACGTGGATGGGGCGCAGTCGGCCGGGATGATCCCGGTTGACCTGCGTGCCCTGGAGTGCGACTCCTATGCCACGAGCGGACACAAATGGCTGAATGGACCGCAGGGAACCGGCATCCTCTATATCGCGCGGCCGGTCATCGACCGGGTCAGGTGCAGTCACATCGGGGCGTATTCAAGTGACAAATACGAGCTGCCCGACACCTTTTCCTACAATCCGACGGTCGCCCGGCACGAATACGGGACGCGGGACGCGGCGTCCGTCCTTGGCCTCGTCACCGCCCTGAGGATGCAGGATGCGATCGGTCGGGATCGCATTGCCTCGCACGGACGGCAGTTGGCCGGAATGGCCCGGACGGGTCTTTCCGGGGTCGGCGGACTGGAAATCCTGACCCCGGAGCGGGCGGACATGCATGCATCGATCATGACGTTCCGCGTGCCGGACCTTGATTGCCAGTCCATCGCAAGCCACCTGACCGCCGATCACGGTTTTCGGTGCCGGGTGGTGACCGAACGCAACCTCAACGCGGTCCGCACCTCCTGGCACCTCTACAACAGCGAGGATCAGATTGGCGGGCTGGTCGCGGCAGTTTCGGCCACGGTGGCGGATCTGCGGAAAGGGTGA